From Triticum aestivum cultivar Chinese Spring chromosome 4A, IWGSC CS RefSeq v2.1, whole genome shotgun sequence, a single genomic window includes:
- the LOC123087510 gene encoding F-box/FBD/LRR-repeat protein At1g13570 encodes MGNILTFMLGTTAVGHPRQLHPGGGSSSSRVAGRQFEPLSILAFRAISEHIGRSEAFCRKQISSGRFQLLTILVCGATRAEGITANDPFKLCGILICGVLSDYISHGAEEPAVDLLGDLPEDVLCTVLSKLSVEEAVRTSAVSRKWRYLWTVCPKLSFDGNKMCGKKYHEKRVYNLVFSHIVNRVLRQCRGKLVEELEIKIELNWMLVEHLDNWVRFAVSSRTKALVLDLASEGRQPPGCVDQYKFPLDLLDKDSIHRLQKLHLSFVDFQPPMHFSGFPNLRKLDLSIVNVSGKDIQHMLSNCCNLEWLSIVRCHFNGELKVNGPLPHLLYLKIASCRLTNIAFHAVNLVTFEYRGVAVPIDLGKSSELKFANIYYFGDTLEHTITVLAKVLTSVQHLTLNAGCKSPEVPCLMSYPCNFSRMTSLQLSLDYVNEFDSLSLVSFLRSAPLIEKLELHFCNAAYVRLVQEPEPMRKLSERLFSNMKSLHITGFEACKGEVEFLLHMVENAPALELLCIDHSYQYPIEGFRKDKELDVDLLHTTTRRHLKGKISPNCTLILL; translated from the exons ATGGGGAACATACTCACCTTCATGCTTGGAACAACTGCAGTGGGCCATCCAAGGCAACTCCACCCAggaggaggcagcagcagcagcagggtagCAGGCCGTCAGTTTGAACCGCTGAGCATTCTGGCTTTCAGGGCTATATCTGAGCACATAGGACGTAGTGAAGCGTTCTGTCGAAAGCAGATATCGAGCGGCCGGTTTCAATTGCTGACCATTCTGGTTTGCGGAGCAACCCGTGCAGAGGGAATTACAGCAAACGATCCATTCAAACTGTGTGGCATTCTCATCTGTGGAGTTTTGTCTGACTACATCAGTCATGGCGCAGAGGAACCAGCGGTTGATCTGCTTGGAGACCTTCCAGAG GACGTGTTATGCACAGTTTTGTCAAAGTTGTCTGTGGAAGAGGCTGTAAGAACCAGTGCCGTCTCAAGGAAATGGAGATACTTGTGGACAGTTTGTCCTAAACTGAGTTTCGATGGAAATAAAATGTGTGGCAAGAAATATCATGAGAAAAGAGTGTATAATCTAGTGTTCAGTCACATTGTTAATAGGGTCCTGAGACAGTGCCGTGGCAAGTTGGTTGAAGAGCTTGAAATCAAAATTGAGTTGAACTGGATGTTGGTTGAACATCTTGATAATTGGGTACGTTTTGCTGTATCATCACGGACAAAGGCACTAGTTCTTGATTTAGCATCAGAAGGGCGTCAACCCCCAGGTTGTGTTGATCAGTACAAATTCCCGCTTGACCTTTTAGACAAGGATAGTATACACCGTCTACAGAAACTTCATCTTAGCTTTGTAGATTTCCAGCCACCGATGCATTTTAGTGGTTTCCCTAACCTAAGGAAGCTTGATCTGAGCATAGTGAATGTCAGTGGGAAGGATATTCAACATATGTTGTCAAACTGCTGTAACCTAGAGTGGCTGAGTATTGTTAGATGCCATTTCAATGGTGAACTAAAGGTTAACGGCCCACTGCCTCACCTGCTATACTTGAAAATTGCTTCCTGCAGATTAACAAATATAGCATTCCATGCCGTGAACCTTGTGACTTTCGAATACAGAGGAGTGGCGGTGCCTATTGACCTCGGTAAATCATCGGAACTGAAATTTGCAAACATATATTATTTTGGAGACACTCTTGAGCACACTATTACCGTGCTTGCTAAAGTTCTTACAAGTGTGCAACATCTGACCCTCAATGCAGGCTGTAAATCACCAGAG GTTCCCTGTTTGATGTCTTACCCATGCAACTTTTCTCGGATGACAAGTTTACAATTGAGCTTGGACTATGTCAACGAATTCGACAGCTTGTCACTGGTCTCCTTTTTGAGGTCTGCTCCTTTAATTGAGAAGTTAGAGCTGCAC TTTTGTAACGCTGCTTATGTGCGCCTGGTACAAGAGCCTGAACCTATGAGGAAGCTTTCGGAGCGTCTGTTCAGCAACATGAAGAGCCTGCATATTACAGGTTTTGAAGCATGCAAGGGCGAAGTTGAGTTCCTTCTGCACATGGTTGAAAATGCCCCTGCATTGGAGTTGTTATGTATAGATCACTCATATCAATATCCAATAGAAGGCTTTCGCAAGGACAAAGAATTGGATGTTGACTTGCTTCATACAACTACTAGAAGGCATCTTAAAGGAAAAATTTCACCCAACTGCACCTTGATTTTACTTTAA